From one Planktothrix agardhii NIES-204 genomic stretch:
- the rpoZ gene encoding putative RNA polymerase omega subunit, protein MQKRPHPIDSTEITRRAADLVSSATNRYRITVQVANRAKRCRYEDFDNGDENPTKPVLRAIIEMSDELNQPQIIADR, encoded by the coding sequence ATGCAAAAGCGTCCCCATCCAATAGACTCAACAGAAATTACTCGCCGGGCTGCCGATCTCGTCAGTTCTGCGACCAATCGCTATCGGATTACAGTACAAGTCGCAAATCGGGCTAAACGGTGTCGTTATGAAGACTTTGATAATGGGGATGAGAACCCTACCAAACCTGTTTTACGCGCAATTATTGAAATGTCCGATGAACTAAATCAACCGCAAATTATCGCGGATCGTTAG
- a CDS encoding hypothetical protein (protein of unknown function DUF820), which yields MTQTISKLITFDDFLEWKPENGHYEIHRGAIVEMQTTGKHEEVVDFLQTSLILETGRLQLPYRFPKNALVKSLSEETGYLPDILVVKRDALALEPLWKKSSTITQGSSIPLIVEVVSTNWRDDYAHKMIDYEALGIPEYWIVDYLGLGGSRYIGSPKQPTLSVYQLVDGEYQIKLFRGDERVESVVFPELNLTAVQIFNGE from the coding sequence ATGACTCAAACAATATCCAAGTTAATAACTTTCGATGACTTTCTGGAATGGAAACCAGAAAACGGACACTATGAAATACATCGGGGAGCTATTGTAGAAATGCAGACTACAGGAAAACATGAAGAGGTTGTTGATTTTTTGCAGACATCTCTAATCCTAGAAACTGGTAGGCTGCAACTTCCTTATCGATTTCCTAAGAATGCCCTAGTTAAATCTCTGAGTGAAGAAACGGGTTATTTACCTGATATTTTGGTAGTTAAACGTGATGCTTTAGCCCTAGAACCTTTGTGGAAAAAATCCTCAACAATTACTCAAGGATCGTCTATTCCTTTAATCGTTGAAGTTGTTAGCACAAATTGGCGCGATGATTATGCACATAAAATGATTGATTATGAAGCATTAGGAATTCCCGAATATTGGATTGTAGATTATTTGGGTTTAGGTGGTAGCCGTTATATTGGTTCTCCAAAACAACCTACTTTATCGGTTTATCAGCTAGTAGATGGTGAGTATCAAATTAAGCTGTTTCGAGGAGATGAAAGAGTTGAATCAGTAGTTTTTCCAGAATTGAATTTGACCGCCGTACAGATTTTTAATGGTGAGTAA
- a CDS encoding two-component sensor histidine kinase, whose product MDKQVQSTTVSNPSDPDPDYFRRFVEYLPTAMAMVDPQLRYLAVSRQWQQDYGEGNINLIGSAHQQWFPHLPEIWYQNAQQSLEGKLPRWELETHHPQAQGSTQWNKWVVQPWQTASGEIGGLILYLEVITPQKQLQEKLKLTQKAFDQAATAIFWMTLEGNFCYVNQSACRMLGYTESELLQLNIHNIDPDLTAVVWQEYCQELKQKGSLTFESSYQRKSGSIFPVNFKINYLELESSDPTLTVETEFGAVSVPGLPLICGFAHDISEQKSTSSAILASKDQLEAVLNAVPGLVSWISSDLKYLGVNRHLANSYNVPAETFIGKEVGFLQTSPEFNQFVYEFFAQDHWKSSRELTANVRGLPCTYLIVAQKYHRGSAAVFVGLDITERQQMEQALRKSEEQEAKRRAELETILTQLQRTQTQLIQTEKMSSLGQLVAAIAHEINNPVSFISGNIVHAKNYIEDLMNLVTLYQQYYPEIIPEIADEIEEVNLSFLKQDLPRMLESMKVGAERIRDVVRSLRHFTRLDESQMKFVDIHEGLDSTILILQNRLQAKAGRSGITLVKEYSALPKVGCYAGQLNQVFMNLLTYTIDRLEATSFKDDLVDQPKIIIRTYLENENTVAISIADNGIGMSEIERKSIFDPFIPPQLQGKGTSLGLSIAYHLVTDKHHGELTCFSVLGTGTNFLIEIPLGN is encoded by the coding sequence GTGGACAAACAAGTTCAATCCACTACTGTTTCCAACCCTTCCGACCCTGATCCCGATTATTTCCGTCGCTTCGTGGAATATCTGCCGACGGCTATGGCCATGGTTGACCCGCAACTGCGATATTTAGCCGTATCCCGTCAATGGCAACAGGACTATGGCGAAGGAAATATTAATTTAATCGGTTCTGCTCATCAACAATGGTTTCCCCATTTACCCGAAATTTGGTATCAGAATGCCCAACAATCTTTGGAGGGGAAATTGCCCCGTTGGGAACTGGAAACCCACCACCCTCAAGCTCAGGGTTCGACTCAGTGGAATAAATGGGTAGTGCAACCTTGGCAAACGGCATCGGGAGAGATTGGGGGGTTAATTTTATACTTGGAAGTGATTACGCCTCAAAAACAATTGCAAGAAAAATTAAAACTGACTCAAAAGGCATTTGATCAGGCGGCAACGGCTATTTTTTGGATGACTTTAGAAGGTAATTTTTGCTATGTGAATCAATCCGCTTGTCGGATGTTGGGCTATACGGAAAGTGAACTACTGCAACTAAATATTCATAATATTGATCCCGATTTAACCGCCGTGGTTTGGCAGGAATATTGCCAAGAATTGAAACAAAAAGGATCATTAACCTTTGAGTCCAGTTATCAAAGAAAATCCGGTTCCATTTTTCCGGTTAATTTTAAAATTAATTATTTAGAATTAGAGTCCTCCGATCCGACTTTAACCGTTGAAACCGAATTCGGTGCAGTTTCAGTTCCAGGTTTGCCCTTAATTTGTGGTTTTGCCCATGATATTTCTGAACAAAAATCTACGTCCTCTGCCATTTTAGCCTCCAAGGATCAATTAGAAGCGGTATTAAATGCCGTCCCCGGATTAGTTTCTTGGATTAGTTCCGATTTGAAATATTTAGGGGTGAATCGCCATTTAGCTAATTCCTATAATGTTCCGGCGGAAACCTTCATCGGGAAAGAGGTGGGATTTCTCCAAACTAGCCCAGAATTTAATCAATTTGTCTATGAATTTTTTGCTCAAGATCATTGGAAAAGTTCCCGGGAATTAACAGCAAATGTCCGAGGACTTCCTTGCACCTATTTAATTGTGGCCCAAAAATATCACCGAGGTTCGGCGGCGGTTTTTGTCGGTTTAGATATTACGGAACGTCAACAAATGGAACAGGCATTACGCAAAAGTGAAGAACAAGAAGCGAAACGACGAGCCGAATTAGAAACTATTTTAACTCAACTTCAACGCACCCAAACCCAACTGATTCAAACCGAAAAAATGTCATCCTTGGGGCAGTTGGTGGCGGCAATTGCCCATGAAATTAATAATCCCGTGAGTTTTATTTCGGGAAATATTGTTCATGCTAAAAATTATATTGAAGATTTAATGAATTTAGTTACATTATATCAACAGTATTATCCTGAAATTATTCCTGAAATTGCCGATGAGATAGAAGAAGTTAATTTAAGCTTTTTAAAGCAGGATTTACCCCGGATGTTAGAGTCGATGAAAGTTGGGGCTGAACGAATTAGAGATGTTGTGCGATCGCTACGTCATTTCACCCGTTTAGATGAATCTCAAATGAAGTTCGTTGATATTCATGAAGGGTTAGATAGTACAATATTAATCTTACAAAATCGTCTGCAAGCAAAAGCCGGAAGATCGGGTATTACTTTAGTTAAAGAATATAGTGCTTTACCCAAAGTGGGTTGCTATGCGGGACAACTAAATCAAGTGTTTATGAATTTACTTACCTACACCATTGATCGTTTAGAAGCTACCAGTTTTAAGGATGATTTAGTGGATCAACCTAAGATTATCATTCGCACCTATTTAGAGAATGAAAATACCGTGGCTATTTCGATTGCGGATAATGGAATTGGGATGTCGGAAATAGAACGGAAAAGTATTTTTGATCCGTTTATTCCCCCACAATTACAGGGAAAAGGCACCAGTTTAGGATTATCAATTGCCTATCATTTAGTCACGGATAAACACCACGGAGAACTTACTTGTTTTTCAGTATTAGGAACCGGAACTAACTTTTTAATTGAAATTCCTTTAGGGAATTAG
- a CDS encoding DNA methylase, putative, with protein sequence MARQKKPDQRNIDQYNHENQQRVNNPPVGLVTPESDPDGDNKNYSYDPHLDPQLVWAGKAEHTNFEVPTVSLHVHERIDPRSIIEAVRKQNQTQAVQLSLFEIPEENPPIRQAIEFYKHQHNWSNRLVAGDSLLVMNSLLEKEGMAGQVQMIYFDPPYGIKYGSNFQPFVNNRDVKDGKDEDLTQEPEMIKAFRDTWELGIHSYLTYLRDRLLLARELLSESGSVFVQISDENLHHVRELMDEVFGINNFCGQISFKKTGAFSSNLSIPITNMWIDTMGTAEKNKIYVVQTAIKVIQRCLLMTTDPGDLVLDITCLRKGTKILTPSPTLPMNGEGVRELKVPPYTGGFRRGFTGDLGEEKLIPIEEIQPGTLVYSHDQKPHRVLRTIQKQYQGEMIGLTCKNNNTTLWLTADHRVLAKLRPRSLGGNQDWSATPYSHLELRRKLRKEMTPPEQKLWDVLRGKKLEFKFRRQHPIGRYIADFYSRDAHLVVEIDGATHFEPEAIEYDRQRDSFMRSLGLDVLRFTTKEIYENLEGVCLAIESQCRIRTESIEGATWVQAGNLKPGDIVFSALVSPPNPPCTGGVREAVRGGVREAVRGGEIGVEIGVEKISLECVEIAKVENCWSTETVYDLEIEGSHSFIAEVCTVHNCGSGTTAYVAEQWGRRWITCDTSRVAITLAKQRLMTATFDYYQLANSQEGVGGGFKYKTVPHITLKSIANNPEIREGMNRIEIEQAINKYADQETLYDQPLLDKSKARITGPFTVEAVPAPTVKPIDDIINPAIPDNSIALLGFDYYNTKTGNIESGSVEKIAVWMLDIDYDGRSIFPRQVFFPMAGEKDAWSRVAKNLKAEIDEDLIESYQGTVSLPFEM encoded by the coding sequence ATGGCAAGGCAAAAGAAACCCGATCAAAGAAATATAGATCAATATAATCACGAAAATCAGCAACGAGTGAATAATCCACCTGTGGGACTGGTTACGCCAGAAAGTGATCCTGATGGTGATAATAAAAATTATAGCTACGATCCGCACCTTGACCCGCAATTAGTTTGGGCTGGTAAGGCGGAACATACTAATTTTGAAGTGCCAACTGTATCTTTGCACGTTCACGAACGCATCGATCCGCGCAGCATTATAGAAGCAGTACGGAAGCAAAATCAAACTCAGGCTGTACAGTTATCTTTATTTGAAATACCTGAAGAAAATCCGCCTATTCGACAAGCGATTGAATTTTATAAACATCAGCATAATTGGAGTAACCGTTTAGTTGCTGGAGATTCGCTTTTAGTGATGAATTCCCTATTAGAAAAAGAGGGAATGGCGGGACAAGTACAGATGATTTATTTCGATCCGCCCTATGGAATTAAATATGGTTCAAATTTTCAGCCGTTTGTGAATAATCGGGATGTGAAAGATGGGAAAGATGAGGATTTGACTCAAGAACCGGAAATGATTAAAGCATTTCGGGATACTTGGGAATTGGGGATTCATTCTTATTTGACTTATTTAAGAGATAGATTGTTATTGGCGAGGGAGTTATTGTCGGAAAGTGGTAGTGTTTTTGTGCAGATTTCGGATGAGAATTTGCATCATGTTAGGGAATTGATGGATGAGGTATTTGGGATAAATAACTTTTGCGGTCAAATATCTTTTAAGAAAACAGGTGCATTTAGCAGCAATCTAAGTATTCCTATTACCAATATGTGGATAGATACAATGGGAACAGCAGAAAAAAATAAAATTTATGTAGTACAAACAGCTATTAAAGTCATCCAGCGTTGCCTCCTAATGACCACCGACCCAGGCGATTTAGTCCTAGATATCACCTGCTTGCGAAAAGGAACAAAAATATTGACCCCCTCCCCAACCCTCCCCATGAATGGGGAGGGAGTAAGAGAACTCAAAGTCCCCCCGTACACGGGGGGATTTAGGCGGGGATTCACGGGAGATTTAGGGGAAGAAAAACTCATTCCCATCGAAGAAATACAACCCGGTACTTTAGTCTACAGTCACGACCAAAAACCCCACCGAGTCCTACGCACCATCCAGAAACAATACCAAGGAGAAATGATCGGGTTAACCTGTAAAAACAACAATACAACTCTGTGGTTAACAGCCGATCATCGCGTACTAGCAAAACTTAGACCGCGCAGTTTAGGAGGTAATCAAGACTGGTCAGCAACCCCCTATAGTCACCTAGAACTTCGCCGAAAACTTCGTAAAGAAATGACACCTCCAGAGCAGAAATTGTGGGATGTTTTACGAGGAAAAAAACTAGAATTTAAGTTTCGTCGTCAACATCCTATCGGTCGATATATTGCTGACTTTTATAGTCGAGATGCTCATTTAGTTGTAGAAATAGATGGGGCAACCCACTTTGAACCAGAAGCAATAGAATATGATCGACAACGGGATAGTTTTATGCGTAGTCTTGGTCTTGATGTGCTGCGCTTTACGACAAAAGAAATTTACGAAAATTTAGAAGGAGTTTGTTTAGCAATTGAATCTCAATGTCGCATCCGCACTGAATCAATTGAGGGTGCGACTTGGGTTCAAGCGGGTAATCTAAAACCAGGAGATATTGTTTTTAGTGCACTTGTGTCCCCCCCCAACCCCCCGTGTACGGGGGGAGTAAGAGAGGCAGTAAGAGGGGGAGTAAGAGAGGCAGTAAGAGGGGGAGAAATAGGGGTAGAAATAGGGGTAGAAAAGATTAGTCTTGAATGTGTTGAAATTGCAAAAGTAGAAAATTGTTGGTCAACTGAAACTGTTTATGATTTAGAGATTGAAGGTAGTCATTCTTTTATTGCTGAAGTTTGTACAGTTCACAATTGCGGTAGCGGTACAACTGCCTACGTTGCCGAACAATGGGGACGCAGATGGATAACCTGCGATACCTCAAGAGTAGCAATAACCCTAGCCAAACAAAGGTTAATGACCGCCACCTTTGACTATTATCAATTAGCAAATTCCCAAGAAGGCGTAGGCGGTGGTTTCAAATACAAAACCGTCCCTCATATCACCCTTAAATCTATTGCCAATAATCCCGAAATTCGGGAAGGAATGAATCGCATAGAAATCGAACAAGCGATTAATAAATACGCCGACCAAGAAACTCTTTATGACCAACCATTATTAGACAAATCCAAAGCCAGAATTACGGGGCCCTTCACCGTCGAAGCCGTCCCCGCACCCACAGTTAAACCAATTGACGATATTATCAATCCAGCCATTCCTGATAATTCAATCGCCCTTTTAGGCTTTGATTATTATAACACAAAAACCGGAAATATCGAGTCTGGTAGTGTGGAAAAAATAGCTGTTTGGATGTTAGATATTGATTATGATGGGAGAAGCATTTTCCCCCGTCAAGTATTCTTTCCGATGGCCGGGGAAAAGGATGCTTGGTCGCGTGTTGCTAAGAATTTGAAAGCTGAAATTGATGAGGATTTAATTGAGTCTTATCAGGGAACTGTTTCGTTACCTTTTGAGATGTGA
- a CDS encoding putative endodeoxyribonuclease, producing the protein MGEIFYRSPVALQNFYLMLSTYLQILSDSQPPLPTLDDFAQRINQEHKQCLDSPQTSLIHARNAGEWLLHVQTQFSPEHWQVWFQEHFTFSQQTATMYMQIAQKMPGVNPGIFSSTIDSISQPTKTLVIPIIPYSQALNSTDEVKNISDKSSQILPPKPEFPLLNPECHVETYHGTSLHGISELTTTIQEPLEVLESPVTRIQIIHKESSIDVEFTAINPPEPPPIDPPKPPKQPAEIIKLMIPGVVVPKARPRVTKNGTYLPPRYRAWRNHAEVEIYRQISEQNITHKFPLRKAAIVIKLLGNHRTNSDIDNLAGACLDALTLNGAGVLIDDRLSCLPQLTVEFDPDAKKTGVSIEIEPL; encoded by the coding sequence ATGGGGGAAATTTTCTATCGCAGCCCCGTTGCACTTCAAAACTTTTATTTAATGTTATCTACCTATTTACAAATCCTCAGCGATTCTCAGCCCCCTTTACCGACTTTAGATGATTTTGCCCAACGGATTAATCAAGAACACAAACAGTGTTTAGATTCCCCACAAACCTCCTTAATTCATGCTAGGAATGCGGGAGAATGGTTGCTGCACGTTCAAACTCAATTCTCCCCGGAACATTGGCAAGTTTGGTTTCAGGAACATTTCACCTTTTCCCAACAAACTGCCACCATGTATATGCAAATTGCCCAAAAAATGCCTGGGGTAAATCCAGGTATTTTTTCCTCAACAATTGATTCTATTTCTCAACCCACAAAAACTCTAGTTATCCCAATTATACCATATTCTCAAGCTCTTAATTCAACGGATGAAGTTAAAAATATTTCTGATAAATCCTCTCAAATTCTACCTCCAAAACCCGAATTTCCGTTATTAAATCCAGAGTGCCATGTAGAGACGTACCATGGTACGTCTCTACATGGAATTTCTGAATTAACCACTACAATTCAGGAACCATTAGAAGTATTAGAATCTCCTGTAACTCGGATTCAAATTATCCATAAAGAGTCCAGTATTGATGTTGAATTTACTGCTATTAATCCCCCGGAACCTCCACCCATTGACCCGCCAAAACCCCCGAAACAACCCGCAGAAATTATTAAATTAATGATTCCTGGCGTTGTTGTTCCGAAAGCTCGTCCTCGGGTAACCAAAAATGGAACCTATTTACCGCCCCGTTATCGCGCTTGGCGAAATCATGCAGAAGTAGAAATCTATCGGCAAATTTCAGAACAAAATATTACCCATAAATTTCCTTTACGCAAAGCAGCAATTGTGATTAAATTATTAGGAAATCATCGGACAAATTCCGATATTGATAATTTAGCAGGTGCTTGTTTAGATGCCTTAACCTTAAATGGTGCAGGGGTATTAATTGATGACCGTTTAAGTTGTTTACCCCAATTAACTGTTGAATTCGATCCCGATGCTAAAAAAACTGGGGTTTCCATTGAAATTGAACCGTTATAA
- a CDS encoding glycoside hydrolase, family 25, with protein MSIRGIDVSDYQPTVDWQAVARSGISFAIIKSTEGETFVCKVFPSYWEQTKANGLIRGAYHFFKPDSDPIKQAYHFLKIVKLQAGDLPPVLDIETMGTVDAKTLCDRAAQWIDVIEKETGFRPIIYTYPGFWQKLNTTRFSDYPLWIAHYTTAEQPIIPGGWKTWVFWQFTDKGQVEGISGGVDVNLFESIRRGDKGTKVEKIQNLLKNQGHDPGIIDGSFGNGTETALIKFQQKKQLQADGVAGLKTWTALMGPSDSFVLPVGSVEPTPVPTPVPTPVPTPVPTPVPTPVPTPVPTPVPTPVPTPVPTPVPTPEPAPIPSIELIDICKVYKGTPNQDQVLTWFEPQIPQTILLEFSKLWRNQTKVPTVSVKFINVCKYYRGLPNQDQALRWLQEKISPTLLSELAQKWNQQTLPPPSIKLEDICKYYKGLPGQVKALEWLQSQIPPATLDEFVRQWRKP; from the coding sequence ATGAGTATTCGGGGTATTGACGTTTCAGATTACCAGCCTACAGTAGATTGGCAAGCCGTTGCCCGTTCTGGGATTTCCTTTGCCATCATTAAATCAACAGAAGGAGAAACCTTTGTTTGTAAAGTTTTCCCCAGCTATTGGGAACAAACAAAAGCCAATGGTTTGATCCGGGGTGCTTATCATTTTTTTAAGCCTGATAGTGATCCGATTAAACAAGCCTATCATTTTCTGAAAATTGTTAAACTCCAAGCTGGAGATCTGCCTCCGGTCTTGGATATTGAAACCATGGGAACCGTAGATGCCAAAACCCTCTGTGATCGAGCCGCACAGTGGATTGATGTGATTGAAAAGGAAACGGGTTTTCGTCCGATTATTTATACTTATCCTGGGTTTTGGCAAAAACTTAATACTACTCGTTTTTCCGATTATCCTCTGTGGATTGCCCATTATACCACGGCCGAACAACCAATTATTCCTGGCGGTTGGAAAACCTGGGTATTTTGGCAATTTACAGATAAGGGTCAAGTTGAGGGAATTAGTGGGGGTGTGGATGTTAATTTATTTGAAAGTATTCGCAGAGGGGATAAGGGAACAAAAGTTGAAAAGATTCAAAACCTGCTAAAAAATCAAGGTCATGATCCAGGAATTATTGATGGGAGTTTTGGCAATGGTACGGAAACTGCTTTAATCAAATTTCAACAAAAAAAACAGTTACAAGCGGATGGAGTCGCGGGGTTAAAAACCTGGACGGCGTTGATGGGGCCCTCAGATTCTTTTGTTCTACCTGTGGGAAGTGTCGAACCTACGCCTGTACCTACGCCTGTACCTACACCTGTACCTACACCTGTACCCACACCTGTACCTACACCTGTACCCACACCTGTACCTACGCCTGTACCTACGCCTGTACCTACACCTGTACCTACGCCTGTACCCACACCCGAACCCGCGCCTATTCCCAGTATTGAACTGATTGATATTTGTAAAGTTTATAAAGGAACTCCCAATCAGGATCAAGTGCTAACATGGTTCGAGCCACAAATTCCCCAGACTATATTATTAGAATTTTCTAAACTCTGGAGAAACCAAACAAAGGTTCCAACTGTTTCTGTAAAGTTCATTAATGTTTGCAAATATTATCGAGGTTTGCCTAATCAAGATCAAGCCTTGCGTTGGTTACAAGAGAAAATTTCACCTACCCTCTTAAGTGAATTAGCTCAAAAATGGAATCAACAAACCCTACCACCACCCAGTATTAAATTAGAGGATATCTGTAAATACTATAAGGGTTTACCCGGCCAGGTAAAGGCATTAGAATGGTTACAAAGTCAAATTCCTCCGGCTACCTTAGATGAATTTGTCAGACAGTGGAGAAAACCCTAA
- a CDS encoding leucine-rich repeat domain protein, which yields MNKPLTKRTIPQKVGKFLLMLMVLGLPQASLAQSEANSQTFKTFQDWCLNRQQLSPEAKRTLDVLLQKVGTSNCDRANQMMAEQKMLDLSTFLLSDLSPLQGLTQITVLKLRNNHISDLTPLQSLTNLEELDLSYNKITDISPLKSLTKLIRINLSYNQISDVSPLQNLKVVSEINLNNNQVVDITPLKSLNKIRFLFVQNNPLTSTECPINPKYICRFDT from the coding sequence ATGAACAAACCCTTGACAAAAAGGACAATTCCACAGAAAGTCGGGAAATTTTTATTAATGTTAATGGTTTTGGGTTTACCCCAGGCAAGTTTAGCCCAATCAGAGGCGAATTCCCAGACCTTTAAAACCTTTCAAGATTGGTGTTTGAATCGTCAGCAATTGTCACCAGAGGCAAAAAGAACCCTTGATGTTTTATTGCAGAAAGTGGGAACTTCAAATTGCGATCGCGCCAATCAAATGATGGCGGAACAAAAAATGCTAGATTTAAGTACCTTTCTCCTTTCGGATTTAAGTCCCTTACAAGGATTAACCCAGATCACTGTCTTGAAATTAAGAAATAATCATATTTCTGACCTGACTCCCTTACAAAGTTTGACTAATTTAGAAGAATTGGATTTAAGTTATAATAAAATTACGGATATTAGTCCCTTAAAATCCTTAACTAAATTAATCCGAATTAATCTCAGCTACAATCAAATTTCTGATGTTTCCCCACTTCAAAATTTAAAGGTTGTCAGTGAAATCAATCTCAATAATAATCAAGTGGTTGATATTACACCATTAAAATCCTTGAATAAAATTCGTTTTTTGTTTGTTCAAAATAATCCTCTAACATCAACTGAATGTCCGATTAATCCTAAATATATTTGTCGATTTGATACTTAA
- a CDS encoding acetyltransferase, giving the protein MIKMLTLFPQKIMNYGPSPQTRYPIPEQTRLVYLKTIIKNPNIIVGDYTYYDDFENPENFEKNVLYHFDFIGDQLIIGKFCSIASDVKFIMNGGNHRTDWLTNYPFPVFGNGWESAMPDSWPFKRNTVIGNDVWIGYGATIMPGINIGDGAIIGAQSVVTRDVGALAVTIQQPSFCNKIACLIKSSLRGD; this is encoded by the coding sequence ATGATCAAAATGCTAACACTATTTCCTCAAAAGATCATGAATTACGGCCCCTCTCCTCAAACCCGTTATCCCATCCCCGAACAAACTCGATTAGTCTATCTGAAAACAATCATTAAAAATCCGAATATTATTGTCGGGGATTATACTTATTATGATGATTTCGAGAACCCAGAAAACTTTGAAAAAAATGTTTTATATCATTTTGATTTTATCGGAGATCAATTAATTATTGGTAAATTTTGTTCCATTGCTTCCGATGTTAAATTTATCATGAATGGCGGCAATCATCGCACAGATTGGTTGACAAATTATCCTTTTCCTGTATTTGGAAATGGTTGGGAATCTGCCATGCCTGATTCTTGGCCGTTTAAAAGAAATACGGTGATTGGTAATGATGTTTGGATCGGATATGGGGCTACAATTATGCCTGGTATTAATATTGGAGATGGGGCGATTATTGGGGCTCAATCGGTTGTTACCCGTGATGTTGGGGCCTTGGCGGTTACTATACAACAACCCAGTTTTTGTAATAAGATAGCTTGCTTAATTAAATCAAGTTTAAGGGGAGATTGA
- a CDS encoding serine proteinase, translating to MDLSFKQFTIYLALVSLGGGGGWLASRYVQTNNPDRLSATVAIVKHIPAVSPPRVTEDPVVDRSSSNFIADAAEIVGPTVVRIDATRKSAQDVPDAFKNPLFKRFFGNQIPTNEDRVRRGTGSGFILHSDGRIITNAHVVDGADTVQVTLKDGRVLEGKVKGVDPITDVAAVKIDGKELPTAPIGFSDHLVPGQWAIAIGNPLGLDNTVTIGIISATDRSSTQVGIPDKRVRFIQTDAAINPGNSGGPLLNDQGHVIGINTAIRANAQGLGFAIPIETAIRIASQLFAKGKADHPYLGVQMVELSPVVKAEMNQQLSVKLTQDTGVIVVRVVEDSPAAQMGILKGDILTAIDGVAVNTPAQVQEQIETKTVGEELPVEINRQGQQQTLMIKTAVFPESALAGEFNN from the coding sequence ATGGATTTATCTTTCAAACAGTTTACGATATACCTAGCCTTAGTCTCTTTAGGTGGCGGTGGTGGATGGCTGGCAAGTCGCTATGTCCAAACCAATAACCCAGACCGGTTATCGGCGACGGTAGCCATCGTTAAACATATCCCTGCGGTTTCCCCCCCTAGGGTGACAGAAGACCCGGTGGTTGACCGTAGTAGTTCTAATTTTATTGCCGATGCCGCCGAAATTGTTGGCCCGACTGTGGTGAGAATTGATGCGACCCGCAAATCGGCACAAGATGTACCCGATGCCTTTAAAAATCCCCTATTTAAACGCTTTTTTGGCAATCAAATCCCCACAAATGAAGACCGAGTTCGTAGGGGAACAGGTTCAGGATTTATTCTACATTCCGACGGTCGGATCATTACTAATGCCCATGTTGTGGATGGGGCGGATACGGTGCAAGTCACCCTTAAAGATGGTCGGGTATTGGAAGGGAAAGTAAAAGGAGTTGACCCAATAACCGATGTGGCGGCGGTGAAAATTGACGGCAAAGAGTTACCGACGGCCCCAATTGGTTTCTCCGATCATTTGGTTCCGGGTCAGTGGGCGATCGCCATTGGCAATCCCCTAGGATTAGATAATACCGTAACTATTGGGATTATTAGCGCCACAGATCGTTCCAGTACCCAAGTCGGAATTCCAGATAAACGAGTCCGCTTTATTCAAACCGACGCGGCGATTAATCCGGGTAACTCTGGCGGGCCATTATTAAACGATCAAGGTCATGTGATTGGGATTAATACGGCAATTCGGGCTAATGCCCAGGGTCTAGGATTTGCCATTCCCATTGAAACCGCGATCCGCATCGCTAGTCAACTTTTTGCCAAGGGAAAAGCCGATCATCCCTATCTGGGTGTACAGATGGTGGAACTCAGTCCGGTGGTAAAGGCCGAAATGAATCAGCAACTGTCAGTTAAATTAACCCAGGACACCGGGGTGATTGTGGTGCGGGTGGTGGAGGATTCCCCCGCCGCCCAAATGGGAATTCTCAAAGGGGATATCCTCACGGCTATTGACGGTGTTGCGGTGAATACTCCGGCCCAAGTCCAAGAACAAATTGAAACTAAGACGGTTGGGGAAGAACTTCCCGTCGAAATTAACCGCCAGGGCCAACAACAAACCCTGATGATTAAAACCGCCGTGTTCCCAGAATCCGCCTTAGCTGGAGAATTCAATAATTAA